A genomic segment from Actinoplanes sichuanensis encodes:
- a CDS encoding LLM class flavin-dependent oxidoreductase, producing MPVVLHWFLPTTGDSRSIVGVDDRGGRSTHTDGAALREPDIEYLIDVARAAERTGFTGVLTPTGTWCEDAWLTTAAIALETSTLKFLVAFRPGSLSPTLAAQMAATFQRISRGRLMLNIVTGSDAAEQQRFGDWLAKDERYARTGEFLTVLRGAWTGPFDFKGEHFHVAGALAPRRFDAPPIYFGGSSEAALRVATDHAEVYLTWGEPPTAVAGKITALRDLGYTGRFGIRLHVITRDTAKQAWAEADALLDALTPDQIAAAQASLRQADSVGQQRMLALHGGTRDGLEIYPNLWAGVGLVRPGAGTALVGSHTEVADRIAEYHDLGIDEFILSGYPHLEEAYHAGEGLLPELRRRGLLGSSTGEIDK from the coding sequence ATGCCCGTGGTCCTGCATTGGTTCCTGCCCACGACCGGTGACAGCCGGTCCATCGTGGGCGTCGACGATCGCGGCGGACGCAGCACGCACACCGACGGTGCGGCTCTGCGCGAGCCGGACATCGAATACCTGATCGACGTCGCCCGTGCCGCCGAGCGCACCGGATTCACCGGGGTGCTCACCCCGACCGGCACCTGGTGCGAGGACGCCTGGCTGACCACCGCGGCCATCGCCCTCGAGACCAGCACCCTGAAGTTCCTGGTCGCGTTCCGCCCCGGCTCGCTCTCCCCCACCCTGGCCGCCCAGATGGCCGCCACCTTCCAGCGGATCTCCCGCGGCCGGCTGATGCTCAACATCGTCACCGGCAGCGACGCCGCCGAGCAGCAGCGCTTCGGCGACTGGCTGGCCAAGGACGAGCGGTACGCCCGGACCGGCGAATTCCTGACCGTGCTGCGCGGCGCCTGGACCGGGCCGTTCGACTTCAAGGGCGAGCACTTCCACGTCGCCGGAGCCCTCGCGCCGCGCCGGTTCGACGCCCCGCCGATCTACTTCGGCGGCTCGTCGGAGGCCGCGCTGCGGGTCGCCACCGACCACGCCGAGGTCTACCTGACCTGGGGCGAGCCACCCACCGCGGTGGCCGGGAAGATCACCGCGCTGCGCGACCTCGGCTATACCGGACGATTCGGGATCCGGTTGCATGTGATCACCCGGGACACCGCGAAGCAGGCCTGGGCCGAGGCCGACGCCCTGCTCGACGCCCTCACTCCCGATCAGATCGCGGCGGCGCAGGCGTCCTTGCGCCAGGCCGACTCGGTCGGGCAACAGCGGATGCTCGCTCTCCACGGCGGCACCCGCGACGGACTGGAGATCTACCCCAATCTCTGGGCCGGCGTCGGACTCGTCCGACCCGGAGCCGGAACCGCCCTGGTCGGCAGCCACACCGAGGTCGCCGACCGGATCGCCGAGTACCACGACCTCGGCATCGACGAATTCATCCTCTCCGGATACCCGCACCTCGAGGAGGCGTACCACGCCGGTGAGGGCCTGCTGCCCGAACTCCGGCGTCGTGGCCTCCTCGGCTCCTCGACAGGAGAAATCGATAAATGA